In one window of Gossypium arboreum isolate Shixiya-1 chromosome 4, ASM2569848v2, whole genome shotgun sequence DNA:
- the LOC108460521 gene encoding probable 3-deoxy-D-manno-octulosonic acid transferase, mitochondrial isoform X3 — MAMMGPMAKGEIVYKIYRALTYGLSPLLHLHLHWRKLRGLEHPIRWRERLGRPSLRRPSSGPLLWFHAVSLGEGMAAIPVIKFCSQRRPDVHILMTTTTVSAFEVLKDRLPANVIYQFAPIDTPAAMDAFLGYWKPNWIVIMESELWPNLIIGASKCGIGLALLNARLSAKSFRHWSRPVLFPLMSLLLSKFSLIAPLSSVQAIHFQLLQAPPFSIKFSGDLKYVVDEYEQKDTRHIEYLQKQLSQKQVWMAASIHRGEEEIILGVHNILVQTHPDIVTIIVPRHPQHGQEIAEELQKGGQNVALRSQHKELIPGTSIYLVDTLVQVGK; from the exons ATGGCGATGATGGGACCGATGGCAAAGGGAGAGATAGTTTACAAAATCTACAGAGCTTTAACCTACGGTCTATCACCCTTGCTGCACCTTCACTTACACTGGCGCAAGCTCCGAGGTCTGGAGCACCCTATCAGGTGGCGCGAACGCTTAGGTCGGCCTTCTCTCCGCCGTCCCTCCTCCGGCCCACTTCTCTGGTTCCACGCCGTCTCTTTAGGAGAAGGAATGGCCGCCATTCCTGTCATTAAATTTTGTAGTCAACGGAGACCTGACGTCCACATTTTGATGACAACGACGACAGTTTCCGCATT TGAAGTACTGAAAGATAGACTTCCAGCTAATGTTATATATCAG TTTGCTCCAATTGATACACCTGCTGCCATGGATGCTTTCCTTGGGTATTGGAAGCCAAATTGGATTGTAATAATGGAGAGTGAACTATGGCCGAACCTTATTATTGGTGCTTCCAAATGTGGA atTGGTCTGGCATTATTAAATGCTCGATTGTCTGCAAAGTCCTTTAGACATTGGTCAAGACCCGTGCTATTTCCTCTAATGTCTCTTTTATTGTCCAAATTTTCTTTGATTGCCCCATTG AGTTCTGTCCAGGCAATTCATTTTCAGCTTCTGCAAGCTCCACCTTTTAGCATAAAATTTTCTGGTGATCTAAAATATG TGGTGGATGAATATGAACAAAAAGATACCAGACATATAGAATATCTGCAAAAACAGCTTTCCCAAAAACAGGTTTGGATGGCTGCTTCAATTCACCGTGGTGAAGAAGAAA TAATTTTGGGAGTTCACAACATTCTTGTGCAAACTCACCCAGACATTGTCACCATTATTGTTCCTCGGCATCCACAACATGGACAAGAGATTGCTGAA GAATTGCAGAAAGGAGGGCAAAATGTAGCTTTGAGATCTCAACATAAAGAACTTATTCCAGGAACAAGCATATATTTGGTGGATACACTTG TGCAAGTTGGCAAGTAA
- the LOC108460521 gene encoding probable 3-deoxy-D-manno-octulosonic acid transferase, mitochondrial isoform X1: MAMMGPMAKGEIVYKIYRALTYGLSPLLHLHLHWRKLRGLEHPIRWRERLGRPSLRRPSSGPLLWFHAVSLGEGMAAIPVIKFCSQRRPDVHILMTTTTVSAFEVLKDRLPANVIYQFAPIDTPAAMDAFLGYWKPNWIVIMESELWPNLIIGASKCGIGLALLNARLSAKSFRHWSRPVLFPLMSLLLSKFSLIAPLSSVQAIHFQLLQAPPFSIKFSGDLKYVVDEYEQKDTRHIEYLQKQLSQKQVWMAASIHRGEEEIILGVHNILVQTHPDIVTIIVPRHPQHGQEIAEELQKGGQNVALRSQHKELIPGTSIYLVDTLGELRQLYKLTPIAVIGGSFFPGLAGHNISEAAAAGCAVLTGHHVGHFSHMVREMQQYNSLSVIQVSGKLELEKVLMELFADAKILESRQKAAKEAFHALSSAVVSNAWDVLNLHLLRNKC, from the exons ATGGCGATGATGGGACCGATGGCAAAGGGAGAGATAGTTTACAAAATCTACAGAGCTTTAACCTACGGTCTATCACCCTTGCTGCACCTTCACTTACACTGGCGCAAGCTCCGAGGTCTGGAGCACCCTATCAGGTGGCGCGAACGCTTAGGTCGGCCTTCTCTCCGCCGTCCCTCCTCCGGCCCACTTCTCTGGTTCCACGCCGTCTCTTTAGGAGAAGGAATGGCCGCCATTCCTGTCATTAAATTTTGTAGTCAACGGAGACCTGACGTCCACATTTTGATGACAACGACGACAGTTTCCGCATT TGAAGTACTGAAAGATAGACTTCCAGCTAATGTTATATATCAG TTTGCTCCAATTGATACACCTGCTGCCATGGATGCTTTCCTTGGGTATTGGAAGCCAAATTGGATTGTAATAATGGAGAGTGAACTATGGCCGAACCTTATTATTGGTGCTTCCAAATGTGGA atTGGTCTGGCATTATTAAATGCTCGATTGTCTGCAAAGTCCTTTAGACATTGGTCAAGACCCGTGCTATTTCCTCTAATGTCTCTTTTATTGTCCAAATTTTCTTTGATTGCCCCATTG AGTTCTGTCCAGGCAATTCATTTTCAGCTTCTGCAAGCTCCACCTTTTAGCATAAAATTTTCTGGTGATCTAAAATATG TGGTGGATGAATATGAACAAAAAGATACCAGACATATAGAATATCTGCAAAAACAGCTTTCCCAAAAACAGGTTTGGATGGCTGCTTCAATTCACCGTGGTGAAGAAGAAA TAATTTTGGGAGTTCACAACATTCTTGTGCAAACTCACCCAGACATTGTCACCATTATTGTTCCTCGGCATCCACAACATGGACAAGAGATTGCTGAA GAATTGCAGAAAGGAGGGCAAAATGTAGCTTTGAGATCTCAACATAAAGAACTTATTCCAGGAACAAGCATATATTTGGTGGATACACTTG GTGAATTGAGGCAGTTGTATAAGTTGACCCCAATAGCTGTAATTGGAGGATCTTTCTTCCCTGGGTTAGCTGGCCATAACATATCAGAAGCAGCAGCAGCTGGCTGTGCTGTTTTGACTG GTCACCATGTTGGGCATTTCTCACATATGGTCAGAGAAATGCAGCAATATAATTCTTTGTCAGTAATTCAG GTGTCAGGTAAGCTAGAGCTGGAAAAGGTTCTAATGGAGCTCTTTGCCGATGCAAAGATTCTAGAATCTCGACAGAAGGCTGCAAAAGAAGCCTTCCATGCTTTATCAAGTGCTGTTGTTTCCAATGCTTGGGATGTACTGAATCTCCATTTGTTGAG GAATAAATGTTGA
- the LOC108460521 gene encoding probable 3-deoxy-D-manno-octulosonic acid transferase, mitochondrial isoform X2 yields MAMMGPMAKGEIVYKIYRALTYGLSPLLHLHLHWRKLRGLEHPIRWRERLGRPSLRRPSSGPLLWFHAVSLGEGMAAIPVIKFCSQRRPDVHILMTTTTVSAFEVLKDRLPANVIYQFAPIDTPAAMDAFLGYWKPNWIVIMESELWPNLIIGASKCGIGLALLNARLSAKSFRHWSRPVLFPLMSLLLSKFSLIAPLSSVQAIHFQLLQAPPFSIKFSGDLKYVVDEYEQKDTRHIEYLQKQLSQKQVWMAASIHRGEEEIILGVHNILVQTHPDIVTIIVPRHPQHGQEIAEELQKGGQNVALRSQHKELIPGTSIYLVDTLGELRQLYKLTPIAVIGGSFFPGLAGHNISEAAAAGCAVLTGHHVGHFSHMVREMQQYNSLSVIQKRAFKFWTSF; encoded by the exons ATGGCGATGATGGGACCGATGGCAAAGGGAGAGATAGTTTACAAAATCTACAGAGCTTTAACCTACGGTCTATCACCCTTGCTGCACCTTCACTTACACTGGCGCAAGCTCCGAGGTCTGGAGCACCCTATCAGGTGGCGCGAACGCTTAGGTCGGCCTTCTCTCCGCCGTCCCTCCTCCGGCCCACTTCTCTGGTTCCACGCCGTCTCTTTAGGAGAAGGAATGGCCGCCATTCCTGTCATTAAATTTTGTAGTCAACGGAGACCTGACGTCCACATTTTGATGACAACGACGACAGTTTCCGCATT TGAAGTACTGAAAGATAGACTTCCAGCTAATGTTATATATCAG TTTGCTCCAATTGATACACCTGCTGCCATGGATGCTTTCCTTGGGTATTGGAAGCCAAATTGGATTGTAATAATGGAGAGTGAACTATGGCCGAACCTTATTATTGGTGCTTCCAAATGTGGA atTGGTCTGGCATTATTAAATGCTCGATTGTCTGCAAAGTCCTTTAGACATTGGTCAAGACCCGTGCTATTTCCTCTAATGTCTCTTTTATTGTCCAAATTTTCTTTGATTGCCCCATTG AGTTCTGTCCAGGCAATTCATTTTCAGCTTCTGCAAGCTCCACCTTTTAGCATAAAATTTTCTGGTGATCTAAAATATG TGGTGGATGAATATGAACAAAAAGATACCAGACATATAGAATATCTGCAAAAACAGCTTTCCCAAAAACAGGTTTGGATGGCTGCTTCAATTCACCGTGGTGAAGAAGAAA TAATTTTGGGAGTTCACAACATTCTTGTGCAAACTCACCCAGACATTGTCACCATTATTGTTCCTCGGCATCCACAACATGGACAAGAGATTGCTGAA GAATTGCAGAAAGGAGGGCAAAATGTAGCTTTGAGATCTCAACATAAAGAACTTATTCCAGGAACAAGCATATATTTGGTGGATACACTTG GTGAATTGAGGCAGTTGTATAAGTTGACCCCAATAGCTGTAATTGGAGGATCTTTCTTCCCTGGGTTAGCTGGCCATAACATATCAGAAGCAGCAGCAGCTGGCTGTGCTGTTTTGACTG GTCACCATGTTGGGCATTTCTCACATATGGTCAGAGAAATGCAGCAATATAATTCTTTGTCAGTAATTCAG AAAAGGGCATTCAAATTCTGGACCTCCTTTTAG